One region of Rhodocaloribacter litoris genomic DNA includes:
- a CDS encoding T9SS type A sorting domain-containing protein: MRPLFSVPPGPDPVPGRAYARRTPPRWWAVALALAMLFGPFDGATARQRPDAVTLLSPAARARLVPDDTTLAFRTRRVPGGRIDTETGIFRAVYRLDGVPAPAASPEAAARAYLRRTAGALGLRPDLADLVLEQITASGNSRHVVFRQTLGGVPVYGRRLKVNLDRAGRPAMVLNAYAPHLKAVRDFDPRPSRSAPFAAARALDEVAGGRGRTSTPELVVFPSDPPRLAWHLLVWPETAPAEWSVFIDAHTGTLLYLFDQAVRDRFGGPAPTPVPSFSPYRTGPPPLPEHTAVHTEAAFQPARRIDGSGFVFDPDPLSTSGQTYAPPYVDNNDADNAALSAERILVDLRDITQGTDGLFRLQGPHVRIEGSATTGFTPPAELDPHAFRYTRSQPGFEAVMAYYHIDKSQRHIQRLGFFNIQNGPIPVQPRARTDDNSFYYPVANRIEFGLGGVDDAEDAFVIWHEYGHAVLEAAAPGLLNTAEGQALHEGWSDYWAASYVRSLIEQGLSKRQDWEQLFKWDSGDGAPELWGGRRLDHPGHYPEDTPCARSASSCDIWQDGTLWATTLMEIYDVIGRDALDALNLYAFRYLSAPVTMADAAEAIIQADLDHFGGAHFGVLLDVFGARGFVDPAAFGPVVAHEALPSTEQLGGTVPLDVEASSHASSVDTVYVYFGHDAEPATRLVLAPAGNDRFTGELPLPETAATVRYFVEAVDALGRRTRLPTTAPAETFRFTAGPDHEPPSVTHTPITQASLATWPAEVVASVEDNLGVDSARVTFTLLAPEGEPVTEGAFGLTRTNGLYRGVFPVPVHMVQHGSQVRYRLHARDRAAAANETALPGTGTFDFTITARGVLRVFDFEAGPQEVTATGAWAHGRPAFGVQVAHSGQFVWATTPGGPYPDTAGRSSLELPPLNLKGLDQAYLVFWHWYDLEHNGLVEPGHRRHGRILWDGANVKVSTDGGTTWTVVEPEGGYNGTVFDTPDNPLRGQPAFGGYSFGWRQETIPLPAADDVRIRFDLGTDTGNTDVAVQFAGWYLDDVLITTDRPVDAQRPTLPLPPPPLVVRSVQESPLSLSFQINDDTGVAEAIVVYEVTTALGSQADSLRLAMRPNALDTYEGTIPLGRAPRPGDLVRYRLHVRDFAGNETRLPAGDDRYHIEYRLVESTSLLGAVRASGLWQAAGATWITGSGSETRSSLVLEPLDLPANAADLTFTLEHRYSLGNGLGGNVKISADDGHTWQILTPEGGYDATLPAGSAHPMQGEAVFTGASEGPLRSVFDLARFAGAQVRLRIDFGAGRSLRSGEFWQVQAATFGQSTRENAFEVPRTLRLLGNFPDPFATTTTISYTLPERLPVTLEVYDALGRRVARLVQATQEAGTYTLTFDAGHLAAGVYLLRLLAGDAQRIERMVVAR; encoded by the coding sequence GTGCGTCCCCTGTTTTCGGTACCTCCCGGGCCTGATCCGGTCCCCGGCCGTGCGTACGCGCGGCGCACCCCGCCCCGGTGGTGGGCCGTGGCCCTGGCCCTGGCGATGCTCTTCGGCCCTTTCGACGGGGCAACGGCCCGGCAGCGCCCGGACGCGGTGACGCTCCTCAGCCCGGCCGCCCGCGCCCGGCTCGTCCCGGACGACACGACGCTCGCCTTCCGCACGCGCCGCGTGCCCGGCGGCCGCATCGACACCGAGACCGGCATCTTCCGCGCCGTCTATCGCCTCGACGGCGTCCCGGCACCGGCCGCCTCGCCGGAAGCGGCGGCCCGGGCCTACCTGCGTCGAACCGCCGGCGCCCTGGGCCTCCGGCCCGACCTGGCCGACCTCGTCCTCGAGCAGATCACGGCCTCCGGCAACAGCCGGCACGTCGTCTTCCGCCAGACGCTCGGCGGGGTGCCCGTCTACGGCCGCCGCCTGAAAGTGAACCTCGACCGGGCCGGCCGCCCCGCGATGGTGCTCAACGCCTACGCCCCCCACCTGAAGGCGGTGCGCGACTTCGACCCCCGCCCCTCCCGCTCCGCCCCGTTCGCCGCCGCCCGCGCCCTCGACGAAGTGGCCGGCGGGCGAGGCCGCACCAGCACACCCGAACTGGTCGTCTTCCCCTCCGACCCGCCCCGCCTGGCCTGGCACCTGCTCGTCTGGCCCGAGACGGCCCCCGCCGAATGGAGCGTATTCATCGACGCCCATACCGGCACCCTGCTGTACCTCTTCGACCAGGCCGTGCGGGATCGCTTCGGCGGTCCGGCTCCCACACCCGTCCCCTCCTTCTCCCCGTACCGGACTGGCCCGCCGCCGCTTCCCGAACACACCGCCGTGCATACGGAAGCGGCTTTCCAGCCGGCCCGGCGCATCGACGGCTCCGGCTTCGTGTTCGACCCCGACCCCCTTTCGACCTCGGGACAGACCTACGCGCCCCCCTACGTGGACAACAACGACGCCGACAACGCAGCCCTCAGCGCCGAGCGCATCCTCGTCGACCTCCGCGACATCACCCAGGGCACCGACGGCCTCTTCCGCCTCCAGGGCCCCCACGTCCGCATCGAGGGCTCCGCAACGACCGGCTTCACCCCGCCGGCCGAGCTCGACCCGCACGCCTTCCGCTACACCCGCAGCCAGCCCGGCTTCGAGGCCGTGATGGCCTACTACCACATCGACAAAAGCCAGCGACACATCCAGCGCCTGGGCTTCTTCAACATCCAGAACGGCCCGATTCCCGTGCAACCCCGGGCCCGCACCGACGACAACTCCTTCTACTATCCGGTAGCCAACCGCATCGAGTTCGGCCTCGGCGGGGTGGACGATGCCGAGGACGCGTTCGTCATCTGGCACGAATACGGGCACGCCGTGCTCGAGGCCGCCGCCCCGGGCCTGCTGAACACGGCCGAGGGACAGGCCCTGCACGAGGGCTGGAGCGACTACTGGGCCGCCTCCTACGTGCGCAGCCTCATCGAACAGGGCCTGAGCAAACGACAGGACTGGGAACAGCTGTTCAAGTGGGACAGCGGCGACGGCGCACCCGAACTCTGGGGGGGACGCCGGCTCGATCATCCCGGCCACTACCCGGAGGATACCCCGTGCGCCCGGAGCGCCTCCTCCTGCGACATCTGGCAGGACGGAACGCTCTGGGCCACCACGCTCATGGAGATCTACGACGTCATCGGACGCGACGCCCTCGACGCGCTCAACCTCTATGCCTTCCGCTACCTGAGCGCACCCGTCACCATGGCCGACGCGGCCGAAGCCATCATCCAGGCCGACCTCGACCACTTCGGCGGCGCCCACTTCGGGGTGCTGCTCGACGTCTTCGGTGCCCGCGGCTTCGTGGATCCCGCCGCCTTCGGCCCCGTCGTCGCCCACGAGGCCCTGCCTTCCACCGAGCAACTCGGCGGCACGGTGCCGCTCGACGTCGAGGCGAGCAGCCACGCAAGCTCCGTCGACACGGTGTACGTCTACTTCGGCCACGACGCGGAGCCGGCCACGCGCCTCGTCCTGGCCCCGGCCGGCAACGACCGGTTCACCGGCGAGCTCCCCCTGCCGGAGACGGCCGCCACGGTGCGCTATTTCGTCGAGGCCGTGGACGCGCTCGGCCGCCGCACCCGCCTCCCCACGACGGCCCCGGCCGAGACGTTCCGCTTCACCGCGGGCCCCGACCACGAGCCGCCCTCGGTGACGCACACCCCCATCACGCAGGCCTCGCTGGCTACCTGGCCTGCCGAAGTCGTGGCCTCGGTCGAAGACAACCTGGGGGTGGATTCGGCCCGGGTCACGTTCACCCTGCTCGCGCCGGAGGGCGAGCCCGTGACGGAGGGTGCCTTCGGCCTCACCCGCACGAACGGGCTGTACCGGGGCGTCTTCCCGGTGCCGGTCCACATGGTCCAGCACGGCAGCCAGGTACGCTACCGGCTCCACGCCCGCGACCGCGCCGCCGCCGCCAACGAGACGGCCCTGCCCGGCACCGGCACGTTCGACTTTACCATCACCGCCCGGGGCGTACTCCGCGTTTTCGACTTCGAGGCCGGCCCGCAGGAGGTGACGGCCACCGGCGCGTGGGCCCACGGCCGGCCGGCCTTCGGGGTCCAGGTGGCTCACTCGGGGCAGTTCGTCTGGGCCACGACGCCCGGCGGGCCGTACCCCGACACCGCGGGCCGCTCTTCCCTGGAACTGCCGCCGCTCAACCTGAAAGGCCTCGACCAGGCCTACCTCGTCTTCTGGCACTGGTACGACCTGGAGCACAACGGCCTGGTCGAACCCGGCCACCGGCGGCACGGCCGCATCCTGTGGGACGGCGCCAACGTCAAGGTCTCCACCGACGGCGGCACGACGTGGACCGTCGTCGAACCCGAGGGGGGCTACAACGGCACCGTCTTCGACACCCCGGACAACCCCCTCCGCGGGCAGCCCGCCTTCGGCGGCTACAGCTTCGGCTGGCGCCAGGAGACGATCCCCCTCCCCGCCGCCGACGACGTGCGCATCCGCTTCGACCTGGGCACCGATACCGGCAACACCGACGTCGCCGTCCAGTTCGCCGGATGGTACCTGGACGACGTGCTCATCACCACCGACCGCCCGGTCGACGCGCAGCGCCCCACCCTCCCCCTGCCCCCTCCGCCCCTGGTCGTGCGCTCCGTGCAGGAAAGCCCGCTCTCGCTCTCGTTCCAGATCAACGACGACACCGGCGTGGCCGAGGCGATCGTCGTCTACGAAGTCACCACGGCCCTGGGCAGCCAGGCGGACAGCCTCCGTCTGGCCATGCGCCCCAATGCCCTCGACACGTACGAAGGCACGATCCCCCTCGGCCGGGCACCCCGCCCCGGCGACCTCGTCCGGTATCGCCTCCACGTGCGCGACTTTGCCGGCAACGAGACCCGGCTGCCCGCCGGCGACGACCGCTATCACATCGAATACCGGCTCGTCGAAAGCACCAGCCTGCTCGGCGCGGTGCGGGCCTCCGGCCTCTGGCAGGCCGCCGGGGCCACGTGGATCACCGGCAGCGGCTCCGAAACCCGCTCCAGCCTCGTCCTCGAACCCCTCGATCTGCCGGCCAACGCCGCCGACCTGACCTTCACCCTCGAACACCGGTACAGCCTCGGCAACGGCCTCGGCGGCAATGTCAAAATCTCCGCCGATGACGGCCACACGTGGCAGATCCTCACCCCCGAGGGAGGCTATGATGCCACGCTTCCGGCAGGCAGCGCCCACCCGATGCAGGGGGAAGCCGTCTTCACCGGCGCGAGCGAGGGCCCCCTCCGGTCCGTGTTCGACCTCGCCCGCTTCGCCGGGGCCCAGGTACGCCTGCGCATCGACTTCGGCGCCGGACGTTCGCTCCGCAGCGGCGAATTCTGGCAGGTGCAGGCCGCCACGTTCGGGCAGTCCACCCGGGAGAACGCGTTCGAGGTCCCGCGCACGCTCCGCCTGCTGGGCAACTTCCCCGATCCCTTTGCCACGACCACCACGATCAGCTATACGCTGCCCGAACGCCTGCCGGTCACGCTGGAAGTGTACGACGCACTCGGGCGGCGGGTGGCCCGGCTCGTGCAGGCCACCCAGGAGGCCGGTACGTACACGCTCACGTTCGACGCCGGCCACCTCGCCGCCGGGGTTTACCTGCTCCGTCTCCTGGCCGGCGACGCACAGCGGATCGAACGCATGGTCGTGGCCCGATGA
- a CDS encoding CAP domain-containing protein, which produces MRTRQLFGVVLAILLGGCATLQGPRVIPAGHETASFAPEGPGMPADLVPGNPLALLLAPPAWPPEAVATAPPFDAAALERRIHERVNEVRARHGLARLDWSASLLPVARAHSEDMARRGYFAHVNPEGEDAGDRARRAGVSLVHTAASYATLGIGENLSLMHRYAEYRIYDEGTRRRYVFSWRSPDEIARQVVASWLQSPGHRANLLSPIYAAEAIGVFRAENEALFITQNLLTAR; this is translated from the coding sequence ATGCGTACACGTCAACTTTTCGGGGTTGTGCTGGCGATCCTGCTCGGTGGCTGTGCTACGTTGCAGGGGCCCCGGGTCATCCCCGCCGGTCACGAGACGGCGTCCTTCGCTCCGGAGGGGCCGGGCATGCCCGCGGATCTCGTACCCGGCAACCCGCTCGCCCTGTTGCTGGCCCCGCCGGCCTGGCCGCCCGAAGCCGTCGCGACGGCCCCGCCCTTCGACGCGGCGGCGCTGGAGCGGCGCATCCACGAGCGGGTGAACGAAGTGCGCGCCCGGCACGGGCTGGCGCGGCTGGACTGGTCGGCGTCGCTGCTGCCGGTGGCGCGGGCACACAGCGAGGACATGGCCCGCCGCGGCTACTTTGCCCACGTGAACCCGGAGGGAGAAGACGCCGGGGACCGGGCCCGGCGCGCCGGGGTGTCGCTCGTCCACACCGCCGCCTCGTATGCCACCCTGGGCATCGGGGAAAACCTCAGCCTGATGCACCGCTACGCCGAATACCGCATCTACGACGAAGGGACCCGCCGGCGCTACGTGTTCTCCTGGCGCAGCCCCGACGAGATCGCCCGGCAGGTGGTGGCAAGCTGGCTCCAGAGCCCCGGCCACCGGGCCAACCTGCTCAGCCCCATCTATGCCGCCGAGGCCATCGGCGTGTTCCGGGCCGAGAACGAAGCCCTCTTCATCACCCAGAACCTCCTCACGGCCCGCTAA
- a CDS encoding adenosylhomocysteinase codes for MDYKEGAYKVRDLRLAGAGRKRIEWAESRMPVLMRLREQYAKEQPFKGYKIAGCLHVTKETAVLVETFAACGAEVAWSGCNPLSTNDEVAAALAEAGIEIYAWHGQNVEEFYWSIERTLDRPPHLTLDDGADLIFTVHHRHPHLAEHIIGGSEETTTGVHRLRAMAEDGKLLYPVYAVNDAETKWDFDNVYGTGQSTIDGILRASSVLLAGKNFVVAGYGHCGRGVAMRAKGMGANVIVTEVKPTAALKATLDGMRVMTMDEAAAIGDIFVTATGMKDVIRGRHFVKMKDGAIVCNTGHYDVELNLKELAGLSTDTRVVRPNNREYTLENGKRIYVLAEGRLVNLAAAEGHPSEVMDMSFANQFMAHLHLVRKHEAGETLAPQVIDLPEELDQEIARIKLETMGIRIDTLSEEQRAYATDYSAGT; via the coding sequence ATGGACTACAAGGAAGGGGCATACAAGGTTCGCGACCTGCGCCTGGCCGGGGCCGGCCGGAAACGCATCGAATGGGCCGAGAGCCGGATGCCCGTGTTGATGCGCCTGCGCGAGCAGTATGCGAAGGAACAGCCGTTCAAAGGCTACAAGATCGCCGGCTGCCTGCACGTCACGAAAGAGACGGCCGTGCTCGTCGAGACGTTCGCCGCCTGCGGGGCCGAGGTGGCCTGGAGCGGCTGCAACCCCCTCTCGACGAACGATGAGGTAGCCGCCGCGCTGGCTGAGGCCGGCATCGAGATCTATGCCTGGCACGGCCAGAACGTCGAAGAGTTCTACTGGAGCATCGAGCGCACCCTCGACCGGCCGCCGCACCTGACGCTCGACGACGGCGCCGACCTCATCTTCACCGTCCACCACCGGCATCCGCACCTGGCCGAGCACATCATCGGCGGCAGCGAGGAGACGACCACCGGCGTGCACCGCCTCCGGGCCATGGCCGAGGACGGCAAACTGCTCTACCCCGTCTACGCCGTCAACGACGCCGAGACGAAGTGGGACTTCGACAACGTCTACGGCACCGGCCAGTCCACGATCGACGGCATCCTCCGCGCCTCGTCGGTGCTGCTGGCGGGCAAAAACTTCGTCGTGGCCGGCTACGGGCACTGCGGGCGCGGCGTGGCGATGCGGGCCAAAGGGATGGGCGCCAACGTCATCGTCACCGAGGTCAAGCCCACGGCCGCGCTGAAAGCCACGCTCGACGGCATGCGCGTCATGACGATGGACGAGGCCGCCGCGATCGGCGACATCTTCGTCACGGCCACGGGCATGAAGGACGTCATCCGGGGCCGCCACTTCGTCAAGATGAAAGACGGCGCCATCGTCTGCAATACCGGCCACTACGACGTGGAACTCAACCTCAAGGAACTGGCCGGGCTCTCGACCGACACCCGCGTCGTCCGCCCCAACAACCGCGAATACACGCTGGAGAACGGCAAGCGGATCTATGTGCTGGCCGAGGGCCGGCTGGTCAACCTGGCCGCCGCCGAAGGGCACCCCTCGGAAGTGATGGACATGAGCTTCGCCAACCAGTTCATGGCCCATCTGCACCTCGTACGCAAACACGAGGCCGGCGAAACGCTCGCCCCGCAGGTAATCGACCTGCCCGAGGAACTCGACCAGGAGATCGCCCGCATCAAGCTCGAGACGATGGGCATCCGGATCGACACCCTCTCCGAAGAACAGCGCGCCTACGCCACCGACTATTCGGCCGGCACCTGA
- a CDS encoding methylglyoxal synthase produces MRRTLALIAHDGKKADMVAFAMRNRKHLAQFDLVATGTTGKMLQDEVGLPVERVLSGPLGGDAQIAARVAVGEVFAVFFFVDPLDKHPHDPDIQMLMRVCNVHNVPLATNTATARLILASHSLVGDATSAT; encoded by the coding sequence ATGCGTCGTACGCTCGCCCTCATCGCGCACGACGGCAAGAAGGCCGATATGGTGGCCTTTGCCATGCGTAACCGCAAACACCTGGCTCAGTTCGACCTCGTCGCCACGGGAACCACGGGCAAGATGCTCCAGGACGAGGTGGGCCTGCCGGTGGAGCGGGTGCTTTCCGGCCCGCTCGGCGGGGATGCGCAGATCGCGGCCCGTGTGGCCGTCGGAGAAGTGTTCGCCGTCTTTTTCTTCGTCGACCCGCTCGACAAGCACCCGCACGACCCGGACATTCAGATGCTGATGCGCGTCTGCAACGTGCACAACGTGCCGCTGGCCACCAACACGGCAACGGCACGCCTCATCCTGGCGAGCCATTCCCTGGTCGGCGACGCCACCTCGGCGACCTAG
- the fdxA gene encoding ferredoxin FdxA gives MPYVVAEPCINCKHTDCVEVCPVDCFYEGPNFLAIHPDECIDCNACVPVCPVEAIYADDELPEKWAHYAEWNRYLAEQWREMGYNITEKKDPLPDAEYWATAEKSEKDILTWET, from the coding sequence ATGCCTTACGTCGTTGCCGAACCCTGCATCAACTGCAAGCATACCGACTGCGTCGAAGTCTGCCCGGTCGACTGCTTCTACGAAGGCCCCAACTTTCTGGCGATCCACCCGGACGAGTGTATCGATTGCAACGCCTGTGTGCCCGTCTGTCCCGTCGAGGCGATCTACGCCGACGACGAGTTGCCGGAGAAGTGGGCGCACTATGCGGAGTGGAACCGGTATCTGGCCGAGCAGTGGCGCGAGATGGGCTATAACATCACCGAGAAGAAGGATCCCCTTCCGGATGCCGAATACTGGGCCACGGCGGAGAAGTCCGAAAAGGACATCCTGACGTGGGAGACGTGA